A single window of Zea mays cultivar B73 chromosome 10, Zm-B73-REFERENCE-NAM-5.0, whole genome shotgun sequence DNA harbors:
- the LOC100274526 gene encoding uncharacterized protein LOC100274526, protein MRLLSLVPFGCRAGPIDDAPPPVDHAAAAAARRRRRRRANRAAQLLGAAAGAPQQWRPSLGDICEEYSSSTDAVKVRKAASWDLARALPRAHGGKQYRHLESASSLPAFAPTAFLF, encoded by the exons ATGAGGCTCCTGTCGCTCGTCCCCTTCGGCTGCCGTGCTGGACCCATCGACGACGCGCCGCCGCCCGTGGAccacgctgccgccgccgccgcgaggAGGCGCCGGAGGAGGAGGGCCAACAGAGCCGCCCAGCTGCTGGGGGCTGCTGCGGGTGCGCCGCAGCAGTGGCGCCCCTCGCTCGGCGACATCTGCGAGGAGTACAGCAGCAGCACCGACGCCGTCAAGGTCAGGAAGGCGGCGTCCTGGGACCTCGCCCGGGCGCTGCCCCGCGCGCACGGTGGCAAGCAGTACCG GCACCTTGAGAGCGCGTCGTCCCTGCCAGCGTTCGCGCCGACGGCGTTCCTGTTCTGA